From Bacteroidota bacterium, the proteins below share one genomic window:
- the secG gene encoding preprotein translocase subunit SecG: MFTVFVLLILVIGLLMSALILAQSPKGDGLSGALGAPGGVGTMFGVRRAADFLVKATIALAAIFIVFCIAANRLFLPTGIEGAASNPLREGQAPAAPIQSMPTQQAPTQAPAPQTPAK, encoded by the coding sequence ATGTTTACAGTATTCGTACTTTTGATCCTGGTGATCGGCCTTTTGATGTCGGCCCTTATTCTGGCGCAGTCGCCGAAGGGTGACGGCCTTTCCGGTGCACTTGGCGCTCCGGGGGGCGTCGGCACAATGTTCGGCGTTCGCCGAGCTGCCGATTTCCTCGTGAAGGCGACGATCGCTCTTGCAGCGATTTTCATCGTGTTCTGCATCGCGGCCAACCGCCTCTTCCTGCCGACTGGCATCGAAGGTGCGGCATCGAACCCGTTGCGCGAAGGACAGGCTCCGGCGGCCCCGATCCAGTCGATGCCGACTCAGCAAGCCCCAACCCAGGCACCGGCTCCGCAGACGCCGGCGAAGTAG
- a CDS encoding adenine phosphoribosyltransferase → MAARDFRNFALVRSLLESYIRDVPDFPSPGILFKDITPLVEDPLAFRLAIDSFVALLGDRSFDKIVGIESRGFLFGAPLADRLGAGFVMARKRGKLPGKTISVTYELEYGANTIEMHHDSIKEGDSILVIDDVLATGGTAGAVCQLVEQLGGKVSSLAFLIELAFLEGRNTLDGREVLRLIEY, encoded by the coding sequence ATGGCTGCTCGGGATTTTCGTAACTTTGCGCTTGTGAGATCACTACTCGAATCCTACATTCGCGACGTGCCGGACTTTCCGAGCCCGGGCATTCTGTTCAAGGATATTACCCCGCTTGTCGAAGATCCGCTGGCATTCCGATTGGCGATCGACTCGTTCGTTGCGCTCCTCGGCGACCGCTCGTTCGATAAGATCGTCGGGATCGAATCCCGCGGATTCCTATTCGGTGCGCCCCTTGCCGACCGCCTCGGTGCAGGCTTCGTGATGGCCCGTAAGCGTGGCAAACTCCCTGGCAAGACGATCTCCGTTACCTATGAACTCGAATACGGCGCAAACACGATCGAGATGCATCACGACTCGATCAAAGAAGGCGATAGCATTCTCGTGATTGATGACGTCCTTGCGACGGGCGGCACGGCAGGCGCTGTGTGCCAACTCGTCGAACAGCTCGGGGGAAAGGTCAGCTCGCTCGCATTCCTCATCGAGCTTGCTTTTCTCGAAGGCCGCAACACATTGGACGGGCGAGAAGTCCTGCGATTGATAGAATACTAA
- a CDS encoding DUF1572 family protein, whose amino-acid sequence MTGTERTIATELLAELRGIFHSQKTMLDKTLAQVSDAELFWQPDEESNSIAIIMKHLAGNMISRWTDFLSTDGEKPNRNRDSEFVIEADTGASLRQYLERGYGVFFATLDSLSEDDLMKIVTIRREPHTVIKAMQRQVSHYGYHVGQIVYIAKQIRKADWNTLSIARGKSNEFVVTAPKL is encoded by the coding sequence ATGACTGGCACTGAACGCACGATCGCAACCGAACTGCTGGCCGAACTTCGCGGCATCTTTCATTCGCAGAAGACGATGCTCGACAAGACGCTCGCGCAGGTATCTGACGCGGAGCTGTTTTGGCAACCGGATGAAGAAAGCAACTCCATCGCGATCATAATGAAGCACCTTGCGGGCAACATGATCTCGCGCTGGACTGATTTTCTATCGACCGACGGCGAGAAACCGAACCGCAATCGCGACTCCGAGTTTGTGATCGAAGCCGACACCGGCGCGTCGCTGCGGCAATATCTCGAGCGCGGATATGGCGTGTTCTTTGCGACGCTCGATTCGCTGAGCGAGGACGATCTGATGAAGATCGTCACCATCCGCCGTGAACCTCATACGGTCATCAAGGCGATGCAGCGGCAGGTTTCGCACTATGGGTATCATGTCGGACAAATCGTGTATATTGCAAAGCAGATTAGAAAGGCAGATTGGAACACACTTTCGATCGCCCGGGGCAAGAGCAACGAGTTCGTTGTCACAGCGCCGAAACTCTGA
- a CDS encoding DNA starvation/stationary phase protection protein: protein MKDLAKTIEIGLNAKERAGVCALLDTLLADEFVLYTKTRKFHWNVTGTHFSELHKFFESQYEALDDIMDEVAERSRALGTVATGTLKEFVVNTRLKEAPGKNPEATAMIANLLADHETLARCLRADLETAQHKYHDAGTADFMTGLMEQHEKMAWMLRAYLQ from the coding sequence ATGAAAGACCTTGCAAAGACCATCGAGATCGGCCTCAACGCCAAAGAGCGCGCAGGGGTTTGCGCCTTGCTCGACACCTTGCTTGCCGACGAGTTCGTGCTGTACACGAAGACCCGCAAATTCCATTGGAATGTGACCGGTACGCACTTCAGCGAACTCCATAAGTTTTTCGAGTCGCAATATGAAGCGCTTGATGACATCATGGATGAAGTCGCGGAGCGTTCGCGTGCACTGGGCACGGTAGCCACCGGGACGCTGAAAGAGTTCGTCGTCAACACTCGCCTCAAAGAAGCGCCGGGAAAGAACCCCGAGGCGACGGCGATGATAGCGAATCTGCTCGCCGACCACGAGACGCTTGCGCGTTGTCTGCGCGCCGACCTTGAGACCGCTCAGCACAAATATCACGATGCCGGCACCGCCGACTTCATGACCGGTCTCATGGAACAACACGAAAAAATGGCCTGGATGCTGCGGGCCTATCTGCAGTAG
- a CDS encoding GNAT family N-acetyltransferase, which translates to MSGIQFFDEQPEIVTSRLLLRPLREADAEAMFAYASLEEATKYVLFHTHRSVEDSAEFIRVATSQAGTGFGLVWAIELLEGHRMIGTIGIHNVELDVGSVEAGYIIHPDHWGKGYTAEALEGVIAAVFGQSDINRIAAMHVAEHVPSGRVMQKAGMTYEGTLRQFKLLKGAPRDMSMYSIIRSDHEAARRR; encoded by the coding sequence ATGTCCGGAATACAATTCTTCGACGAACAACCCGAAATTGTTACATCCCGCCTCTTGCTTCGCCCGCTGCGCGAGGCGGATGCCGAGGCGATGTTCGCGTATGCGTCGCTCGAGGAGGCGACGAAGTATGTGCTCTTTCACACGCATCGCAGCGTCGAAGATTCGGCCGAATTCATCCGAGTGGCGACCTCGCAGGCCGGGACGGGCTTCGGATTAGTGTGGGCGATCGAACTGCTCGAGGGTCACCGGATGATCGGGACGATAGGGATTCATAACGTCGAACTCGACGTCGGCTCGGTCGAGGCAGGTTATATCATTCATCCCGATCATTGGGGGAAGGGCTATACGGCGGAAGCGCTCGAAGGGGTGATCGCTGCAGTGTTCGGGCAGTCCGACATCAACCGCATCGCGGCGATGCACGTCGCGGAGCACGTGCCGAGCGGGCGTGTGATGCAGAAAGCGGGAATGACCTACGAAGGCACGCTGCGGCAGTTCAAACTTCTCAAAGGTGCTCCGCGAGATATGTCCATGTACTCAATCATCCGCTCCGACCATGAAGCCGCCCGTCGTCGTTGA
- a CDS encoding alpha/beta fold hydrolase, producing MERIDVRGIHIAADIARASGELIVFIHGVGADRTSWKYQLPYFHQLGYSVAAIDLRGSGDSDARDAYGTLLKIDRTEYALDVDAFIHTLGYERAHWVGNSLGGVVIQEAERLGLTSLDRIVLCDTFAYYPDHATTLPRAAAALAIKPMQQFATERIPLVLRSDIDRETLDEAIYAMARKDPEAYLASWQTTWSPDFRSIISGIRHRTLVVCGTDDAITPMALSEELAGVIIGARLEKIAGAGHISNLDRPNEFNAILEKFLKEK from the coding sequence ATGGAGCGCATCGACGTTCGAGGGATACACATCGCTGCAGATATTGCTCGTGCAAGCGGCGAGCTCATCGTATTCATCCATGGTGTTGGTGCGGACCGCACGTCGTGGAAGTACCAACTGCCGTATTTCCATCAGTTGGGGTATAGCGTCGCCGCAATCGACCTTCGCGGCTCCGGCGATTCGGACGCTCGCGACGCTTACGGTACACTCCTGAAGATCGACCGTACCGAATACGCACTGGACGTCGACGCATTCATTCACACACTCGGATACGAACGGGCCCACTGGGTGGGTAACTCGCTCGGAGGCGTAGTGATCCAGGAGGCAGAACGTCTCGGTCTTACGTCGCTCGATCGCATTGTGCTTTGCGACACCTTTGCGTATTATCCCGATCACGCAACGACTCTGCCGCGCGCGGCGGCAGCACTGGCCATTAAGCCGATGCAGCAATTTGCCACCGAGCGAATTCCGCTTGTGCTGCGCTCAGACATCGATCGCGAGACGCTCGACGAGGCAATCTATGCGATGGCGCGTAAAGATCCGGAAGCTTACCTTGCTTCGTGGCAAACGACGTGGAGCCCCGATTTTCGCTCGATCATCTCCGGTATTCGTCATCGGACGTTAGTTGTTTGTGGGACGGACGATGCTATCACGCCGATGGCGCTCTCCGAGGAATTGGCCGGCGTTATCATCGGCGCACGGCTGGAGAAGATCGCAGGAGCGGGTCATATCTCGAATCTTGACCGGCCGAACGAATTCAATGCGATCCTTGAAAAATTTCTGAAGGAAAAATAA
- a CDS encoding M3 family oligoendopeptidase gives MTYKHYPTRPGTLTEEFVKQEYQKIVEKIAAAEAAATSDGWLELYAEWNALHSLVNSETSRISHAANKDKSDAELEARETYQREHVQPVADAANEKLVYALLASKYKQAIAERYGEHLLRVLEVMREPIANVNIDLRVKVGDLESKYDKIVAGGEVVVNGQTLTLPKAGALQSSEDGETRKAAFVAVRSWFLDHRSEIAAIYDQMVHLRDEMGRNLGHKNFIPLGYECMGRVDYGVEEARKFRENIRKYVVPLQTKLYAERAKRLGVAALKPWDVGYDPAFTLPTGIAPVESQIEKAQNIFDKLSPILGNHFRRMRQEGLIDLENRKGKRAGAYCTSFPDEGRVAILCNSVGDSQDVGTLTHEMGHAFQGWESQSIESVDLQWPTSDACEVHSMGMEYLSMRHMNEFFDEQLTEKFRRNRWRDGVEIICYIAIVDEFQHWVYENPNASADERDTAWNRIWDIYKPGVDWTGAEQYKAARWYAQGHIFGSPFYYIDYAVAETGAMQLALMDAKDHDSTIEAYLKLCRIGGTMSVLDIFKSVGMRSPFDESLMKDLMDHASKVLEPSAVAVAA, from the coding sequence ATGACTTATAAGCACTATCCCACCCGCCCTGGGACGCTGACGGAAGAATTTGTCAAACAGGAATACCAAAAGATCGTCGAGAAGATAGCGGCTGCCGAAGCCGCTGCCACATCGGACGGATGGCTCGAACTCTACGCAGAGTGGAATGCACTGCATTCACTCGTCAATAGCGAGACAAGCCGTATCTCCCATGCCGCAAATAAGGACAAGAGTGATGCAGAACTCGAAGCCCGCGAGACATACCAGCGCGAGCATGTCCAACCTGTCGCCGATGCCGCGAACGAGAAACTCGTGTACGCGCTGCTCGCCTCGAAGTATAAACAGGCGATTGCCGAACGCTACGGCGAGCATCTGCTCCGTGTGCTCGAAGTCATGCGCGAGCCGATCGCGAACGTGAATATCGATTTGCGTGTGAAGGTCGGCGACCTCGAGTCGAAATACGATAAGATCGTTGCCGGCGGCGAAGTAGTCGTCAATGGCCAAACGCTGACACTGCCGAAGGCGGGTGCGCTACAGTCGTCGGAAGATGGCGAGACTCGCAAAGCGGCATTCGTCGCCGTTCGTTCATGGTTCCTCGATCATCGCAGCGAGATCGCTGCCATCTACGATCAGATGGTGCATTTGCGCGACGAGATGGGCCGCAATCTCGGCCACAAGAATTTTATTCCGCTTGGCTACGAGTGTATGGGGCGCGTGGATTACGGCGTCGAAGAAGCCCGGAAATTCCGCGAGAACATTCGCAAGTATGTGGTGCCGCTGCAGACGAAGTTATACGCCGAACGTGCAAAGCGACTTGGTGTTGCGGCGCTCAAGCCCTGGGATGTCGGTTACGACCCCGCGTTCACGCTTCCGACCGGAATTGCGCCGGTCGAGTCGCAGATCGAAAAGGCCCAGAACATTTTCGATAAACTTTCGCCGATTCTTGGCAATCACTTCCGCCGCATGCGGCAGGAAGGCCTCATTGATCTGGAGAATCGTAAGGGCAAACGCGCAGGTGCGTATTGTACGTCGTTCCCGGACGAGGGTCGTGTTGCGATCCTCTGCAATTCCGTCGGCGATAGCCAGGACGTCGGAACATTGACCCACGAAATGGGTCACGCATTCCAGGGCTGGGAATCGCAGTCGATCGAATCGGTCGATCTGCAGTGGCCGACCTCGGATGCATGCGAGGTCCATTCGATGGGGATGGAGTACCTCTCGATGCGCCACATGAACGAGTTCTTCGACGAGCAACTCACCGAGAAATTCCGTCGTAACCGTTGGCGCGACGGCGTCGAGATCATCTGTTACATTGCGATCGTCGACGAATTCCAGCATTGGGTCTATGAAAACCCGAATGCCTCGGCAGACGAGCGCGATACGGCATGGAATCGGATCTGGGATATCTATAAGCCGGGCGTGGATTGGACCGGCGCCGAGCAATATAAAGCAGCGCGTTGGTATGCACAGGGCCACATCTTCGGTTCGCCCTTTTATTACATCGACTATGCGGTGGCTGAAACCGGAGCCATGCAGCTTGCCCTCATGGACGCGAAGGACCACGATTCGACGATCGAAGCGTACCTCAAGCTCTGCCGTATTGGCGGGACGATGAGCGTGCTCGATATTTTCAAGTCGGTCGGAATGCGTTCGCCGTTCGATGAATCGTTGATGAAGGACCTAATGGACCACGCATCGAAGGTGCTCGAACCATCGGCGGTGGCCGTGGCGGCCTAA
- a CDS encoding MBL fold metallo-hydrolase, whose product MANLRRKVAQSIDGLFFVDDTCIDCDTCRELAPMVFGDAPGSSAVLHQPVTSDDILAASRALVACPVGSIGTTEKIDLASAFATLPLEIEPNVYYNGFASPDSFGASSYFIRHPDGNWLVDSPKYQQHLVKRFDEWGGIAYVFLSHQDDVADADRYASHFGAKRIIHRAELRAQPEAELVLDGEEPVAFGNDFLVIPTPGHTRGHCVLLYNGILFSGDHLWWSRRRGSLNAGRSVCWYSWSEQRRSMQKLLRYDIRAVLPGHGERVIMGPEEINVQLQQLIDRM is encoded by the coding sequence ATGGCAAACCTCCGCCGCAAAGTAGCCCAGAGTATCGACGGACTCTTCTTCGTCGACGATACGTGTATTGATTGCGACACCTGCCGCGAGCTTGCACCAATGGTCTTCGGGGATGCACCGGGTTCGTCAGCAGTATTGCATCAGCCCGTTACTTCCGACGATATTCTTGCCGCATCGCGTGCGCTCGTCGCTTGTCCGGTAGGGTCAATCGGCACGACAGAGAAGATTGACCTTGCGTCTGCCTTTGCGACGCTTCCATTGGAGATCGAGCCGAATGTGTATTATAACGGATTCGCATCACCCGATTCGTTCGGCGCTTCGAGTTACTTCATTCGCCATCCCGACGGCAACTGGCTTGTGGACTCGCCGAAGTATCAGCAGCATTTAGTGAAGCGATTCGACGAGTGGGGAGGTATCGCCTATGTGTTTCTTTCGCATCAGGACGATGTCGCCGATGCCGATCGCTACGCATCGCACTTTGGTGCGAAACGCATCATCCATCGTGCTGAGCTTCGTGCACAGCCAGAGGCTGAACTCGTGCTCGACGGCGAGGAGCCGGTTGCGTTCGGCAATGACTTCCTTGTGATCCCGACGCCGGGGCATACGCGCGGGCATTGTGTACTTCTATACAATGGCATTCTCTTTAGTGGCGATCACCTGTGGTGGAGCCGTCGCCGCGGCTCGCTCAATGCCGGCCGGAGTGTCTGCTGGTATTCCTGGAGCGAACAACGGCGATCGATGCAGAAGCTCCTCAGATACGATATTCGTGCTGTTCTCCCCGGTCACGGCGAACGAGTAATCATGGGACCCGAGGAGATCAACGTGCAGCTACAACAACTCATCGATCGAATGTAA
- a CDS encoding T9SS type A sorting domain-containing protein produces MKTPSATSSSGFLSSFTGSPNPFTKETELTYVLNRMTYVTVAIYDELGRMVWGDGKGRSLDAGTHTIDIDGASLPSGTLYARISTGFGEVKTVKLVHQE; encoded by the coding sequence GTGAAAACACCTTCTGCTACTTCCTCGTCAGGTTTCCTTTCTTCGTTCACCGGCAGCCCGAACCCATTCACCAAAGAGACCGAGCTGACGTACGTGCTCAACCGCATGACCTACGTGACCGTCGCGATCTACGACGAACTGGGCCGGATGGTCTGGGGAGACGGCAAGGGCCGCTCGCTTGATGCGGGGACACATACGATCGATATTGATGGAGCCAGCTTACCGAGCGGGACACTCTACGCCCGCATCTCGACCGGTTTCGGTGAGGTCAAGACAGTGAAGCTCGTACACCAAGAGTAA
- a CDS encoding antibiotic biosynthesis monooxygenase: MFVLKGLTLPCFATIFPSVRKAGDGGYESMSDEIEAMVNEQPGFLGLESVREPNGNGITVCYWKSIDDIKRWKDEALHREAQERGRLEWYAEYGIRIVEIKETYDWH, from the coding sequence ATGTTCGTACTCAAAGGACTGACACTGCCGTGCTTCGCAACCATCTTCCCCTCGGTACGCAAAGCGGGCGACGGGGGATATGAGTCGATGTCGGACGAGATCGAAGCGATGGTTAACGAGCAGCCGGGATTTCTCGGGCTCGAATCGGTTCGCGAACCAAATGGCAATGGCATCACGGTCTGTTACTGGAAGAGCATCGACGACATCAAGCGTTGGAAGGACGAAGCGCTGCACCGTGAAGCACAAGAACGTGGCAGACTCGAATGGTACGCTGAATATGGTATTCGCATTGTAGAAATAAAGGAAACGTATGACTGGCACTGA
- a CDS encoding GrpB family protein, whose translation MKPPVVVEAYDPAWPLRFEAEAAALRTVLGDAPTIIHIGSTAVEGLAAKPIVDIMIGVHSLDDAATMIAPIVSLGYQYIPEYEAEMPERRYFKKLRADGIHTHHIHLVEAGSPFWERHVYFRDRLRSDRELAAQYADLKKELAERYRNDRVAYTDAKTNFIVAVENELERKNKARERTHPIAQQHLATGDRTGWFEEVYKTAGRTAASIPWADSKPNPYLVSWLDEHKIVGTGRTALVIGCGLGDDAEALAARGFAVTAFDIAPSAIAWAKERFPKTSVNYQVADLFSFSNEQAGKFDFIFECYTVQALPRDVRDEAIDAVCRFLAPKGELLVVARGWRGEGLENGPPWPITDEEMKRFETQCTLRSSEEFWEEDLNTRRIRCSYSKD comes from the coding sequence ATGAAGCCGCCCGTCGTCGTTGAAGCCTACGATCCCGCGTGGCCGCTTCGCTTCGAAGCGGAAGCCGCCGCGCTTCGCACCGTACTTGGTGACGCGCCGACGATCATCCATATCGGCAGCACGGCCGTCGAAGGTCTCGCGGCGAAGCCGATCGTTGATATCATGATCGGCGTACACTCGCTCGATGATGCTGCCACCATGATTGCCCCGATCGTTTCGCTCGGCTATCAATATATCCCCGAGTACGAAGCCGAGATGCCCGAGCGGCGATATTTCAAGAAGCTCAGGGCGGATGGCATCCATACGCACCACATACATTTGGTCGAGGCAGGCTCTCCATTTTGGGAACGGCATGTGTATTTTCGTGACAGGCTGCGCAGCGACCGCGAGCTCGCCGCGCAATATGCCGATCTGAAAAAAGAACTCGCCGAGCGTTACCGCAACGACCGTGTTGCGTACACCGATGCGAAAACTAATTTCATCGTCGCCGTGGAAAACGAACTCGAAAGAAAAAACAAAGCGCGCGAACGTACGCACCCGATAGCGCAGCAACACCTCGCCACCGGAGACCGTACTGGGTGGTTCGAAGAAGTGTATAAGACGGCCGGCCGCACGGCCGCATCCATTCCGTGGGCCGACAGCAAACCCAATCCGTATCTCGTTTCGTGGCTCGACGAACACAAGATTGTCGGCACTGGCCGCACAGCACTTGTGATCGGCTGCGGACTGGGCGACGACGCCGAAGCGCTTGCTGCACGGGGCTTTGCGGTGACCGCATTTGACATCGCTCCGTCTGCGATCGCATGGGCGAAAGAGCGCTTCCCGAAGACGAGCGTTAACTACCAAGTTGCAGACCTGTTCTCGTTCTCGAACGAACAAGCCGGGAAGTTCGACTTCATTTTCGAATGCTACACCGTGCAAGCGCTGCCGCGCGACGTGCGTGATGAGGCGATCGATGCGGTGTGCCGATTCCTTGCGCCGAAGGGTGAGCTGCTGGTTGTTGCTCGCGGCTGGCGAGGCGAGGGCCTCGAGAACGGCCCACCGTGGCCGATCACCGACGAGGAGATGAAGCGGTTCGAAACGCAGTGCACGCTCCGTTCGAGCGAAGAGTTTTGGGAAGAAGACCTGAACACAAGGAGGATCCGATGTTCGTACTCAAAGGACTGA
- a CDS encoding OmpA family protein, translated as MISRRRIAAAVLAILCSIACLGQSAHAQHSKKRLKKQPTAEAKDSSRAAITSLMTKDSLVVTEVKLPLADSADDRPMFSLDGSIMVFGSRRPPMPGETWRQRQQAPYFWDGDIYYRVYTDTGWSIPINAGPQINNSGDQNNPTISPGGDEIVYVNNGTIMRSKFIGGSLQQPEVIPGDIQNIYGQLQIAHFNYANSLRAKVLAELNADSEHADLFRRAPDTKEVYFKEKLINALKDDGGVKFFQGTTRFESAFSPDGHYVIFSENFGKKGEYGFDGEGDDDLWALTISPNGRWDTVRSINGKINSRLSESYPFMAADGLTLYFTSNRPCATCPQNTQGYDDIYMSKLTDTGFTKPVALPYPINDPSAGDYGLTITADGSTAYFVSNRSGKSKFYQVRLRSQDSTFMPTPVVLVSGTLRDQQTHAPLKGQVFVDELTEGKASFSVYTNDSGVYILAVRRGHRFGLQAVADKHLPKSERFTYPKSGAFNRSKLDFDLAPIEVGASTEFKNVYFETAKSDLLPESKPELDRVAEFLHRSRTASIEIDGHTDDVGNEAYNEKLSLDRATSVMNYLISKGIAKERLEAKGFGKRKPLKHGTDEASRAMNRRVEMVVTSYSK; from the coding sequence ATGATCTCACGACGCCGAATCGCTGCCGCCGTGCTGGCTATCTTGTGCTCGATCGCCTGTTTGGGCCAGTCGGCGCACGCCCAACACAGCAAGAAGCGGCTGAAGAAACAACCAACGGCCGAGGCCAAGGATTCAAGCCGCGCGGCGATCACGTCATTGATGACGAAGGACTCGCTCGTCGTCACCGAGGTCAAACTTCCGCTCGCCGATTCTGCCGACGACCGGCCGATGTTCAGCCTTGACGGCAGCATTATGGTCTTCGGCTCGCGCCGGCCGCCAATGCCAGGGGAGACCTGGCGACAACGCCAGCAAGCCCCATACTTTTGGGATGGCGATATCTACTACCGCGTCTATACCGATACCGGCTGGTCGATCCCGATCAATGCCGGCCCGCAGATCAACAACTCCGGCGACCAGAATAACCCGACCATCAGCCCGGGTGGCGATGAGATCGTGTACGTCAACAACGGAACGATCATGCGGTCGAAGTTTATCGGTGGCTCCCTGCAACAGCCGGAGGTAATTCCGGGAGACATCCAGAATATCTACGGTCAGCTACAGATTGCCCATTTCAATTATGCAAACTCGCTTCGCGCGAAAGTACTGGCCGAACTGAATGCCGATTCGGAACATGCCGACCTATTTCGTCGTGCGCCCGATACAAAAGAGGTGTATTTCAAAGAGAAGCTCATTAATGCACTTAAAGACGATGGTGGGGTGAAGTTCTTTCAGGGCACCACCCGCTTCGAGAGTGCATTCTCGCCGGACGGGCACTATGTGATCTTCAGCGAGAACTTCGGCAAAAAGGGTGAGTATGGCTTCGATGGCGAAGGCGATGACGATCTATGGGCGCTTACGATCAGCCCCAACGGCCGTTGGGATACTGTCCGAAGCATCAATGGCAAGATAAATTCTCGGCTCTCCGAAAGCTACCCGTTCATGGCTGCAGATGGGCTCACGCTGTACTTCACCAGTAACAGGCCGTGTGCAACATGCCCGCAGAACACTCAAGGGTATGACGACATCTATATGTCGAAGCTTACCGATACCGGTTTCACGAAGCCGGTTGCGCTTCCCTATCCGATCAACGACCCGAGTGCGGGTGATTATGGGCTGACGATCACGGCCGACGGCTCGACGGCGTACTTCGTCTCGAACCGCAGCGGCAAATCGAAGTTCTATCAAGTCCGGCTTCGTTCGCAGGATTCGACATTCATGCCGACGCCGGTGGTGCTCGTCAGTGGCACGCTGCGCGATCAGCAAACGCATGCGCCGCTGAAGGGACAAGTCTTCGTCGACGAGCTCACAGAGGGCAAAGCATCGTTTAGTGTGTATACGAACGATAGCGGCGTATATATTCTCGCGGTTCGTCGCGGTCACCGGTTCGGTCTGCAAGCTGTCGCAGACAAGCATCTGCCGAAATCGGAGCGCTTCACCTATCCGAAAAGCGGCGCCTTCAACCGTAGCAAGCTCGATTTCGATCTCGCACCGATCGAGGTCGGGGCCAGCACCGAATTCAAGAACGTGTACTTCGAGACTGCCAAATCGGACCTACTGCCCGAAAGCAAACCGGAGCTCGATCGCGTGGCGGAATTTCTACACCGAAGCCGTACAGCGTCAATCGAGATCGACGGACATACCGATGACGTCGGCAACGAAGCCTATAACGAGAAGCTCAGTCTCGACCGTGCAACGAGTGTTATGAATTATCTCATCTCGAAAGGTATCGCGAAAGAACGCCTCGAAGCAAAAGGCTTCGGCAAGAGAAAACCGCTCAAGCACGGAACGGACGAAGCGTCGCGCGCAATGAACCGACGCGTCGAGATGGTTGTCACGTCGTATTCAAAATAA